One genomic segment of Anticarsia gemmatalis isolate Benzon Research Colony breed Stoneville strain chromosome Z, ilAntGemm2 primary, whole genome shotgun sequence includes these proteins:
- the LOC142986160 gene encoding uncharacterized protein LOC142986160, producing MVKKGITRHEGGPPPCSPTEASVAPPCYSPAQHSALTETRFTGYVEPWTLEYSSLRTTKYSEYSPRSTEYEDPVTEYEKPRSPEYEEPRIEYAEPQREYEEPRSPEYVERRIHYVERQPEYDESRSPEYTEPRDEYAQQRMEYTEPASPEYTEPRIEYAGPRAEYAEPRTEYARLRTEYVEARPESAEPRNKYGESSVEYAEPRKEYVEPRTEYDEQRTEYAKRRTEYNESRTEYDESFAGYDELRSKYEALRAKIEESRAKYELALSEYENPKYGISCTEYDETRTKYEVSRTEYDETRTKYEESRIEYDEPRAKYEKSRIEYDEPRTKYEVSCTEYDKPGTKYEESRTEYDEPRTEYDESRAAYEESRTEYVESRTEYAPPNTEYADRRTDYAESRAEYAESRTDFAKSRTEYEEPHPEYPEPRTEYAEPRTEYADSHIEYAESRTDYSKPRTEYAEPRPEYDEPRTEYGESRTEYGEPRTEYSEPRTEFVESRAEFREPHPEYAEPRAEFSKPRDEYELPAGPRTPELVEPPTDCSEPRNECTEPRNEYAELGRAPVSERSAADTEAAHELLSLAQSLPPLPPAAVVTVLHAPDPTPILTPVYTYTIQPTNIYILAEEPPEPIYHTVQAVTPLQPVEFVDTQISYVEYQEAPPQPAEFQPEYKVAVPEPEPELELEIEAEPEPEPVPEPEPVPEPEPVEIEREVPQIKEKSVKYDCNECGKRYATSSNLSRHKQTHRSLDSHAAKRCGECGKAYVSMPALAMHVLTHRMGHVCGVCGKQFSRPWLLRGHLRSHTGEKPYNCASCGKAFADRSNLRAHLQTHSSDKKYECPRCRKTFALKSYLNKHQESACVRDGDETE from the coding sequence AGACGCGGTTCACTGGGTATGTAGAGCCGTGGACCTTGGAGTACTCTAGTCTGCGTACGACGAAATACTCGGAGTATTCGCCTCGATCAACCGAGTACGAAGATCCGGTTACCGAATATGAAAAACCGCGTAGTCCAGAGTATGAAGAGCCACGTATCGAGTATGCGGAACCGCAGAGGGAGTATGAGGAACCACGCTCTCCGGAATATGTGGAGCGTCGCATTCATTACGTGGAGCGTCAGCCTGAGTACGACGAATCTCGCTCACCAGAATACACGGAGCCGCGCGACGAGTACGCGCAACAACGAATGGAGTATACGGAACCAGCATCACCCGAATACACCGAACCACGTATTGAGTACGCTGGGCCGCGAGCCGAATACGCTGAGCCGCGTACTGAGTACGCCCGGCTACGCACAGAGTATGTGGAAGCGCGTCCGGAAAGTGCGGAGCCGCGTAATAAGTACGGGGAGTCAAGTGTTGAGTATGCCGAACCACGCAAAGAGTATGTCGAACCGCGTACCGAGTATGACGAACAGCGTACTGAGTATGCCAAGCGGCGTACCGAGTACAACGAATCGCGTACTGAGTATGACGAGTCATTTGCTGGGTATGATGAGTTGCGCTCTAAGTATGAAGCTTTGCGTGCTAAGATTGAAGAGTCGCGTGCTAAGTATGAACTCGCGCTTTCTGAATACGAGAATCCTAAGTATGGTATCTCATGCACTGAGTACGACGAAACGCGTACTAAGTATGAAGTCTCACGTACTGAGTACGATGAGACGCGTACTAAGTATGAAGAGTCGCGTATTGAGTACGACGAGCCACGTGCTAAGTATGAAAAGTCGCGTATCGAGTACGACGAGCCGCGTACTAAGTATGAAGTATCGTGTACTGAGTACGACAAACCGGGTACTAAGTATGAAGAGTCGCGTACTGAATACGACGAACCACGTACCGAGTATGACGAATCTCGTGCTGCGTACGAGGAGTCGCGTACCGAGTATGTGGAGTCTCGTACTGAGTATGCGCCGCCAAATACTGAATATGCCGATCGCCGTACCGATTACGCTGAGTCACGTGCAGAATATGCGGAGTCACGTACAGATTTTGCGAAGTCACGTACTGAGTATGAAGAGCCACACCCAGAATATCCAGAACCCCGTACCGAGTATGCTGAGCCACGTACTGAGTACGCGGACTCCCACATTGAGTATGCCGAGTCCCGTACGGATTATTCAAAACCACGTACTGAGTATGCAGAGCCTCGGCCGGAGTATGATGAGCCGCGTACGGAGTATGGTGAGTCGCGTACCGAATATGGTGAGCCACGTACAGAATATAGTGAGCCGCGTACGGAATTCGTGGAGTCTCGCGCTGAATTCAGAGAACCGCATCCTGAGTATGCTGAGCCACGTGCGGAATTTTCGAAACCACGTGATGAATATGAGCTACCCGCCGGCCCACGCACACCTGAATTGGTCGAGCCACCTACAGATTGTTCGGAACCCCGTAATGAATGCACTGAACCACGGAATGAGTATGCTGAGCTAGGTAGAGCTCCGGTGTCGGAGCGATCGGCTGCCGACACCGAAGCAGCGCACGAGCTGCTGTCCCTCGCACAGAGCCTACCACCTCTCCCTCCAGCCGCGGTCGTCACCGTGCTGCATGCACCGGACCCTACACCGATACTCACACCGGTCTACACCTACACCATACAGCCCACCAATATCTACATACTGGCTGAGGAGCCCCCCGAGCCTATCTATCACACGGTGCAAGCTGTCACTCCCCTCCAACCTGTCGAGTTCGTTGATACACAGATCAGCTACGTGGAATACCAGGAAGCCCCACCGCAACCGGCCGAATTCCAGCCTGAGTATAAAGTGGCTGTGCCGGAACCGGAGCCAGAGCTCGAATTGGAGATCGAAGCGGAACCGGAGCCTGAGCCTGTGCCGGAACCTGAGCCCGTGCCGGAACCGGAACCGGTTGAAATCGAACGCGAGGTGCCacaaatcaaagaaaaatcCGTCAAATACGACTGCAACGAGTGCGGTAAGCGCTatgcgacatcttcaaacttgTCGCGGCACAAGCAAACCCACCGCAGCCTGGATTCCCACGCAGCCAAACGTTGTGGCGAGTGCGGCAAAGCGTACGTATCGATGCCGGCGCTCGCCATGCACGTGCTGACACACCGCATGGGTCACGTGTGCGGCGTTTGCGGCAAGCAGTTCTCGCGCCCGTGGCTGCTGCGAGGCCACTTGCGTTCTCACACCGGCGAGAAGCCGTACAATTGCGCGTCATGCGGCAAGGCGTTCGCAGACCGTTCCAACCTTCGCGCGCACCTGCAGACACACTCGTCCGACAAGAAGTACGAGTGCCCGCGCTGCCGCAAGACGTTCGCGCTCAAGAGTTACCTGAACAAGCACCAGGAGTCGGCGTGCGTGCGCGACGGCGACGAAACCGAGTGA